AAGGAGCGTGAACTGCGACACGGCGAGCAAGCTCCCGCCGACCTCGGCCACGCTCCGCTGAGCGTGAGCGGAAACATCGTCGAACACGCGCAGGCTCGTTTAGGAATAGGGAAGAAAGAAGAAGCAGTCGGAGCGGAGCGGGGCGGACGGCCGATAAGCTTCGATTACGTCAACTCGGCGGTTCATACCCACTACCGACCGAAGCCGGCGGCGTAGCGTTCGATCTTGCCGATCGCCGTACGGATGTCGCCGACGAGCAGCGCGACGTCCCGTTTAGGCATCGATCAGCTCGGGCTCGATCAGTGCCCAGAGCGGCGGCTTGATCGCTTGATCGCGCGGCGAGAGACGAGATCTACCGGCCGACCCACGGCACGTTCGAGCTCGGCGGCAAGATCGGCGAAACGAAGCCCAATCGAACTGTCGACCTCCACGAGGATGTCGACATCGCGGTCGGGTGGCGCGTCGCCGCGTGCCCAGGAGCCGAAGAGTGCTATGCGCCGGATCGGATACTGCGCACTCAGCCGTTGCCGCTCGCGCCGCAGTGTCGTCAGGACGTCGTCACGCGTCAACATGGCGGCGACCTCCCTTCGCCCGCTATCACTTGGTATCGATCGCCTATCGACCGACTGTCGAGATCAGCCCCAGCACCTTCCGCGCCGCCGCCGGGATCTGCGTTCCCGGCCCGAAGATCGCCTGCACGCCCGCCTTCTCCAGCATCCCGTAGTCCTTCGACGGGATGATGCCGCCGACGGTCACCACGATGTCGCCGGCGCCTTGCTGCTTCAGCTCCTGGATCAGCTGCGGCACGAGGGTCTTGTGGCCGCCCGACTGCGTCGAGACGCCGATCACGTGCACGTCGTTCTCGATTGCCTGGCGCGCGACCTCGTCGGGCGTCTGGAAGAGCGTGCCGACGTCGACGTCGAAGCCGAGGTCGGCAAACGCGGTCGCGATCACCTTGGCGCCGCGGTCGTGGCCGTCCTGGCCGATCTTGGCGACCAGCATGCGTGGGCGGCGGCCGTGCTCGGCGGCGAACGCGTCGACCTCGGTGCGGAGCGCCTTCCACTCGGCGTCGTCGCCGTAGGCCCGGCCGTACACGCCGCTGATCGAGCGGATCTCGGCGTGGTAGCGGCCCCAGACCTTTTCGAGCGCGCTCGAGATCTCGCCGAGCGTGGCGCGGGCGCGCGCGGCTTCGACGGCGAGTTCCAAGAGATTGCCCGTGCCGCTGCCGGCGGCTTCCGTGAGTGCCTCCAGCGTCGCCGCGACCCTCTTGGCGTCGCGCGACTTCTTGATCTTCTCGAGCCGCGCGATCTGCGCTTCGCGGACGGCCTTGTTGTCGATCTCGCGCGTGTCGATCTCCGGCTCCTCGGGGAGCTTGAACTTGTTGACGCCGACGATGACGTCCTCGCCGCGGTCGATGCGGGCCTGCCGGCGCGCCGCCGTCTCCTCGATCCGGAGCTTCGGCATCCCGGCCTCGATCGCCTTGGTCATGCCGCCGAGCTTCTCGACCTCCTCGATGATGCCGAGGGCCTTCCGCGCCAAAGCGTGCGTCAGCGACTCCATGAAGTACGAGCCGGCCCACGGGTCGATCACCTTCGGGATGCCGGTTTCCAGCTGGAGAATCAGCTGCGTGTTGCGGGCGATGCGGGCGGAAGCGTCGGTCGGCAGCGCGATCGCTTCGTCGAAAGAATTGGTGTGGAGCGACTGCGTGCCGCCGAACACCGACGCCATCGCCTCGATCGTGGTGCGGATGACGTTGTTGTAGGGGTCCTGCTCCGTCAAAGAAGCGCCCGAGGTCTGGCAGTGCGTCCGCAGCATCAGCGACGTCTGCTTCTTCGGGTTGAAATGCTTCTTCATCAAA
The nucleotide sequence above comes from Deltaproteobacteria bacterium. Encoded proteins:
- the scpA gene encoding methylmalonyl-CoA mutase encodes the protein DLVWHTPEGIDVKPLYTASDVQGLDFTDTLPGSFPFLRGPRATMYAGQPWTIRQYAGFSTAEESNAFYRANLAAGQMGLSVAFDLATHRGYDSDHPRVVGDVGKAGVAIDSVEDMKILFDGVPLDKMSVSMTMNGAVLPVLASFIVAGEEQGVPRAALTGTIQNDILKEFMVRNTYIYPPTPSMRIVADIIQYTSQEMPKFNSISISGYHMQEAGATCDLELAFTIADGLEYVRAALSKGLDIDQFAGRLSFFWAIGMNFYMEIAKMRAARMLWATLMKKHFNPKKQTSLMLRTHCQTSGASLTEQDPYNNVIRTTIEAMASVFGGTQSLHTNSFDEAIALPTDASARIARNTQLILQLETGIPKVIDPWAGSYFMESLTHALARKALGIIEEVEKLGGMTKAIEAGMPKLRIEETAARRQARIDRGEDVIVGVNKFKLPEEPEIDTREIDNKAVREAQIARLEKIKKSRDAKRVAATLEALTEAAGSGTGNLLELAVEAARARATLGEISSALEKVWGRYHAEIRSISGVYGRAYGDDAEWKALRTEVDAFAAEHGRRPRMLVAKIGQDGHDRGAKVIATAFADLGFDVDVGTLFQTPDEVARQAIENDVHVIGVSTQSGGHKTLVPQLIQELKQQGAGDIVVTVGGIIPSKDYGMLEKAGVQAIFGPGTQIPAAARKVLGLISTVGR
- a CDS encoding nucleotidyltransferase domain-containing protein codes for the protein MLTRDDVLTTLRRERQRLSAQYPIRRIALFGSWARGDAPPDRDVDILVEVDSSIGLRFADLAAELERAVGRPVDLVSRRAIKRSSRRSGH